DNA from Bradyrhizobium diazoefficiens USDA 110:
CTCGCCCTTGATCGAGGGATCGAACACCTTCATCGAGTGCGGATCGTCCTTGTTCGCGAGCATTGTGCTTTCCGCGTCCAGTACGAAGCCGGCCGCCTCCACCTCCTCGCAGTGAGATTCATGCACTCGTGGATGCCAACGGCCTGCCGGTCCGGCTGGCGCTGACGCCCGACGAGGCTCACGAGAATCGGCTTGCCAGAAAGCGACTATCTTGTCTGAAGCGCGGATCGATGCAGCTTTCTGACGTGGCTACGACGCCGACTGGATTAAGGAGCTCGCCACGAAGAACGGCGCATGGGCCAACGTCCCGCCAACCCGATCTGCTTCGCTCACCGTGCACCAAGATGGTGCACCATGTTTTGCCGGCGCCCCACTGACCCGACAGCAAGCCATGCCCCACCGCTGGCATCAGCCGTTTGATTAGCCATGCCTTGAGCGGCCGCGGATCTGCATCCCCGTGTGAATTGTGAATAAAGTGCGGCAACTTCGGATCCTGCCGCGACGCCTCATCGATTTCGTCGAGATCATCCTCAATATCGTCTTCGTCTGGATCTGGCGCCGGTGTCTCCGGTTTAGGCGAAATTGGCTTGAGTATCTCCCGCGGCGCGTTTCGACAATTTTCTCGGGCGCCTTCATGCCGTCGAGCAGCGGCAACGCCCTATCAGTGTACTTGCTGGCGCTCCTGGAGATCTCGCGGGAAGTCGACCCTCTGCGAAATAGCGGCCGGCAACCTACTCGTTGCGTTGCCACACGCACGCTCGATGTTTCAGCGAGCGCCGTTCTCGTTGCGAAAGGCAGCAATGAAATCGCAACGAATTGGGTGAAACGACCGTGAACAAAACGGGACGAGGACGATCACCACACCAAGAAAGATCAATAACTTAGAAGATGCTCACTGCGTTCGGGACGCCGTGGTCTTAAGCCATCAGATCGCAACTTGAACCGAATGTCGGTATCGGTGGTTGCGCCTCCGCAATTTGAACCTGCGAAAATCTTGCCCGACCAGGCCGAGAACTGCGCACCGCTATGCAACCGAGCTCGGCGAATTGCTTAGCTAGGTACCGTAGATACAGGCCCTATGAGAAAACTTTTCGGTCGTTCCGTCAGTACGGTTCAACCAGAAGCATTTCGTACCGAAGTCAGCAGTTCGGACGTTAAAGTGGGTAATTCCGCATCCCTTCTTGGCCTCGGCATCGGGATGGTGCTCCAGTGCCGCTCGTAGAATCACTGTGTCATTGGCGCCAACCCGATCGCCCACGTCGTACCGGTGAAGCATGTCATTCAAATAAGCAACGGCGTCACCTCTTTTGGCGAAGTGCAGTGGGCCGAGGTCGATCGGCTTCGCGGGCATGTGAAACCTCCATTCCAATCAAGCGGTAGAATTGCTGTCCACGTCGTCGAGCGGCAGAAGCCGATCGCGTAGCTCGCGGACGATGATGACCGGGAAATCCATGGCTTCGAGCTGACCTTCGCGTTCGGTGACCCACGCCACGCATTCCTCCTTACTGAGATCGGTCTTCTCGTACAAGGCAACCGCGCTCATGCGGGAGAGACCGAGTTCCATGAGTGAGAGGAGGGTCCTCGACGAAATACCAGACTCAAGTTGTGTGCCGATGTCCAAGCCGTGATCAATCAGGTCCTCACGGTTGATCTGGCGGAGATGCATGTGCAGGACATCCATGTAGGCGGACAGATACTTCGGCGCCTTGAATCGCGCGACTTGCTCGACCAGCTCCATCGTGTTGCGGATCTGCACCGGAAGGCTGTAGGTCCTACCGGTGGTACGGTGCCACTCGATGTTCCCGCGGATCATCTCGGCCAACCTCAAGGACTCGGGCGCCTATCTGCTCACCACATTCATGCGGCTCGGGTCCATTTCGGCGGCCAGTCTCTCGAAGCGCCACGATGCCGCGTCGATGGCATATTGCCGAAGTGGAACGCGACCCCGCGTTCAACGAGCGGTGCAAGGCGGAAGTTGGGGCGTACGCCCTTCCGGGCGAGGTCGGCGAGCTGTGCAAGCTCCGGATCGATTGAGCCAGGCTGAGGCAGGAGCTGGCTAACCAGATCGGCGACATCCTCCGACTCTCCGGCGCCGTTCGTGTAGACGAGCGTTCCGCCTCTCTGGCCCGCCGCTGCGGCGATGAAGGCGAGGCGCTTCCTAAGTCCCGCTGGCGTGCTTGCGAGCTGGAGCGTTCCGACTGGAAGTGTCGAACCCTGCTGTCGGACGGTCAGGTTCCAGAGCTTCGGCTTGCGTGGGGTTTGGTTCGCGACGATCAGGTTCTGGAGAACGGTGGGAGCGTCGCTGTCGACGGCGACAGTCTGCACACCGTCGGGCGCGTCCGTTAGCAATGCCTCCGGGTTCTGTGTCGCGGGGCTGATGAATACGACCTTCAGCTTCGAGTTCGCACGGCTAGCCCGCTCTACGGCGTCCTGCAAGATCACGCCGCGTTGGCTGTCCTCGATTTTGTGCGCCTCGTCCACGATAAGCAGGTCAATTGAGAACGCGTCGCCGAGCACGTTGGCGAGAAGGTGCAGCCGCTCCTGCGTGGAGACTAGAATTACTTGCGCGCCTCCAGCGCGCGCCGCTTCGTACTTGTCACGGAGGGGAAGGGACGACACCTCGATGCGCTTGGTCTTGCCGAGAAGACCTTGGAGAGTGGTCTCGATCTCCGAAACTAACACGCGGGTAGGGGCGAGGTAGACTGCGACCCGGGTGTCACCCGCGCTTAGTTGGTCGATCAACCACTGAAGGACGAGAAACGTCTTCCCGGAGGCAGTGGGGGCGGACGCCGAGAGCCAACTTCCTCCGCCCGCATTGGCCAGAAGCGTTGCTGAAAATCGTTCACCTGCAGCCAAGCGCCGCTCGATTCCACCAGGATGGAACGGTCCATCTCGCGCCGCTGGGATTCAAGGCGCAGCGCCACACCTAGCCGTCCGGTCGAGACCGGCCGTCAGTAGGTGGCGATCGTTGGCTAGCGTGATGGCCCGGTAATTGGAGAGCTTGCCCAACAGGACAGCGCCCGCGTCCTTGAGTGCTTGATCGTCCGTCAGAGAGATCGCCGCAGTTGCGATCCGGAGCGCGGCCTCCTGGTCGATCCGTTGATCGGACCGCGCCAATATGCTGCCGGCGAGCAGCAGCCTTGGCCAATCGATCGCCACGGCAGAGGGGGCGGCGGGTTCGGGCACTAGGTTGTCAAGTTCGGTGCGCACGGTGAGTCGAATGATCGCATCGAGATCGTCGCGAATTCCTTCCTGAAGAAGCCACGACTGGAGACCGACTAGGCTCATTCCGTCTTAATCCCCATCGCTCTGAGAAATGCGGCGCGGAAGCCGTCGGCCGACGGCAGCGGGATGCAAAACAGCTCGATTTCCATCTGGTCGAGCTTCTCCGACTTGAGCCGCTCGCCGATCCTTTTGCTCCAAACGGCCAGTTCCGCGCGTGAGGCCTCAACGATCTCCTCCGCGATCGCCTTTACGTCATCTTTCGGATAGAACGGCGCGTCGAAGCCCACCAGGGCCACGCCGCAGTATTGGACCCGCTTGGACATCACCGACGACTTGTCAAAATACTTCTTCAGCGCGTCGGTGAGCGTCGCATCACTGAGGTCGGCCTTGTCGCTCAGGAGCACCAGATCGCGTTCCCTGTCGGTTTCCTCGTGTTCTGGTTCAATGAGGAAGGGAGCGAGTGAGGCGAGGCAGTCGCGGATCGCGGCTCCCGCGTCCTTGTAGATTTTGGATTCACCCCAGTAGAGCTTCGGGATGCCTTCCGGCATCACGCCAGCGTACACCCCATCGGCTCCATGGTAGTGTAGGCGCGTGTCTGTCTTGAGATCCATCTTGCACAGAATCTGAGGCAGCTTGAGGAAGCGCTCGGCCAATAAGAACAGCAGCATCTCGCCGCCCTCTCCGGTCTTCGCCAAATCGGTGAACGACCGCTTGGCGCGCTCGACGAGTTCGGCGACCGCCTCGGTGCTATTGTACTTGGCGTCGCGCGCTTTCGCTGCAGCGAGCTTCGAGCGCGGTATCGCATAGTCGACTACGGCGTTCCGCATGAACTCCGCCAGCCGGTGCGGCTGGACGCGGCCGTTTCCATCCACTGTGAGGCAATGACAGTGGATCTTGACCGAATGACCCTCGATGAGGACGTCGCGCTCCACCAACATGAGGTGAACGTCGAGTGCTTCCGGATTCCCTGTCAGCGCGGACGTGAGATCAGTCGCGGTGATGGTCGACAGACGGCCTACCCCCTTGTTCGTACGCCCGTCTGCCCCCAGACGAGTCAACCCATAATTGTAACCACCTAGACCTCCGCAGTCCATGTTCGGCGGGAATTGCCATCGAATCCGCGATGATCGCGAGCGGCGCTTTCATGCGCTGCGGACTAGACCAAAGCCTTCACGCGCGTCGTCGCTGTTGCTCGCAAGTCTAGAGCAGCATCGCATGCTCTTTACGAAAACATGCTCGGCAATAACGCGCCTGCCGTCTGCTCTTGGATGGTTGGCTTCTCGGAAACGACTGACCAAGGTAGGAGCCGATGTGCCCCTATTGTGCCCCCGCTTTTTTGGGGCACATTACAGGGGAAGCCAGCGACTAAATCATTGAATTCAGGTTTGAAATGGTGGGCGCACAAGGGATCGAACCTTGGACCTCTCCCGTGTGAAGGGAACGCTCTCCCGCTGAGCTATGCGCCCGGGACCATCATGCCGACGGCCGGACTTTCGGCCGGCCGGCGCATCAGAGCCCGCGATTTAGAAGTGCGGGCCGAAGGTGTCAAGTTTCGAGGCGTCCTCCGGCCCGAAAACCTTCCGTAGATCACGCAATCCAGCGGTGAAGCCGGGTTTCGGCCCGCTTACGCACCCTGCTGGCGGGCGCGGGAGGCGTGGGCCTGGAGCGCGCGGATACGCTCGGCCAGCGTTCCGCCGCCCTCGGGCAGGGTGCCTGCGGCCGCGCCGTTGCTGGCGGCGTCGTTGGCCGGGCGCGGCGCCGGCTTCGGCGGCTGGCCGGCCTCGGCCGCAAGCAGCGCCTCGATCGGCGAGTTCGGGCCTTCGAGCTGCATCGCCAGCTTTGCGACCTCGGCGGCGATGTCGTTGATGCGCTCGCGCAGCAGCGCGTTCTCCATGCGCTCGGTCGCCCAGGAGCTCTCCGCCTGCTGCTGGATCGCGTTGATGTCGCGCTGGAGCTTGGCGCGCTCGTCGCGCGCGGTGCGGAGCTGCTCCTCCAGCGCGGCCTTTTCCGCGCGCAGCTGCTCCATGGCGGCCGACGATTTGCCGCCGCTCAAGGCGGCGATCTCGACGCGGAGCTCCTTGATGGTGCGCTCGGAGCCCTCGCTGGCCTGGCGGAGCTGGTTGTTCTCGTAGTCGCGCTCGGCGAGCAGCTTGCCTTGCGTGGCGAGGCGTCCCTCGAGGTCGGCGACGCGGCCCGAGAGCATCTCGGCCTCCTTCACCTGCACGATGAGCTGGCGATCGAGCTCGTTGACGCGCTGGCTCAGATTCTCGACGCGGCCGCGTGCATCGCCGAGCTCGCGCGAGGCGGTCTCGGATTCGGTTCGCTCCTGCGTCAGCCGCGCCTGCGTTGCGGCAAACTCCTTCTCGGCATCGCCGACGCGGTTCTTCAATTCCTCGATCTGCGCGCGCACCGCGACCAGCTCGACCTGGCGGCTCTCCGCCATCATCGAGCGGTTGGACAGTTCGGAGTTGATCTTTGCCAGCTCGTTCTGCTTGTCGGTCAGCGCATTCTCGGCGCCGCGCAATGCTTCGGTCTTGGCGCTGAATTCCTCTTCAGTGGCGCGGAGCTGCTCCTTCACCGCCTTCTCGCGCGCCTCCAGCGCGAAGATCGTGGCGTTCTTCTCGCCGAGCTCGATCTTCATGCGGTTGATGGCATCGCTCTTCTTGCCGAGCTCGGCGAGCTGGCTCGTGGTCTTGTTCTTGAGCTGGTCGACGCTCATCTCGAGCCGTCGCGCCGACATGGCGAATTCGGCGCGGAGCTGGTCCTTGTCGGCCTGGATCTCGGCCATCGACAGCGGGGTGGCGGCCTCGAGCCGGCGCGTGGTCAGGCGCACCGCGCGGTTATGCACCAGCGGCACGATGGCAAGCCCGCACAGCATCGCGAGCAGGAAACCGATCGCCAGGTACATGATCGGTTCGACCATGGGCCAGAACTCCCAAAGCTAAGGAAAAATTTACCAACGACAATGCATGGCGGGCCGGCAAAAAGCCAGCCCCGCCCTGTTGTTAACGTGAATCCGGAATTGGACCGGTGGAGGGAGTCCTAGAACGGGTTCCAGGTCGCGCGCGGCGTGTATTTCAGGTAGCCGATATTGGCTCCCAGCCGCAGGCCGAGTCCGGACCGGATCGGCACCAGCACGATGTTGTTGGCGGTGAGCGCCGTCATGCCGAAGCCGCCGATGATATAGGCCGAGCCGTCGAGGCCGGCGAAGCGCTGGTAGATCGCGTTGGTGGCCGGCAGGTTGTAGACCAGCGTCATGGTGCGCGCGCCGTCGCCGCCCCAGTCGAAGCCGAGCGAGGGGCCCTGCCAGTAGACGCGCAGGTCGCCGGCGTTTTTGGTGTAGAGCGTGCCTTCGCCATAGCGCAGGCCGGCGACGAACGCGCCGGAGCCTTCCTCACCCAGGATATAGCCGTTCGGCAGGCCCCATTGGCTGACCGCCTTCTCGATGATCGAGGCGAGCCCGCGCGAGACGTTGCCGAAGAAGCGGTGACCGGCCGTCACGAGCTCGTCCGGCCCATAGGTGTTGGGTGTCGGGGACCGCTGCGGCGGCGGCAGGTTGGGCGGCGGCGCCTGCTGGGCGGAGGCCGGCACGATCAAGCCGACCATCGCGGCGAGCGCGAGCGCAGCAAGGCGTGATGCGAAAGTCATAAAAGAACCCCTGGTATCGAATCCGATCGCTTCCTTAACCTGACGCCAACAGGCACGGCTCTAGGTTGCGCCGGATGTCCCCTCGACTCGGATGTTATCCGCAGCAACTATGACGGCACAACGGCAGGAAGATAGCCCTTTGCGCCCCGGAATTGCCTTGATCGGCCGCCTCGTCTGCCTGCTGGCGGGCATTTGGATGGCCTGCGCATGGTTGCCCGCCCAGGCTGCCACCACCGAACGGATCGTCGTCAACCGCTTCAGCGGCGTCGCCATCGAGGGCTTCGATCCCGTCGCCTATTTCGTCGATGGCAGCGCCGTGCAGGGGACGGCTGAGTTCGAAGCGAACCTCTGGGGTGCGGTCTGGCGCTTCCGGAACGAGGGCAACCGGGCCTCCTTCCTGGCCCATCCCGAGATCTATGGGCCGCAGTTCGGCGGCTATGACCCTGCCGACATCGCCCGCGGCGTCACCATCGCCGGCAACCCCCGCTTCTTCGCGATCGTGGCGCAGCGGCTTTACCTGTTCAGCCGGGAAGCCAATCGCGACGCCTTCGCCGCCAATCCGGAGCGCTTCCTCTACGAAGTCGGCAAGCGCTGGCCGGCGCTTCAGGAGCAGCTCAGTCAGTAGCGGTCTACCGCCTGCGGGTCGCCCCAGGCGATGAACTCCGGGATGATGAAGCCGGTGTCCTGCCGCTGGCCGAACAGGATCTCGCCGCCCTTGCCGTCGGTGACCTTGCCGCCGGCCGCGGTCACGACCGCGCAGCCGGCCCCGACATCCCACTCCGAAGTGGGCCCGAAGCGGGGATAGATGTCGGCGCTGCCTTCCGCGATCCGGCCGAATTTCACGGCCGAGCCGACCGTCCTTCTGACGGCATTGGGCCTGTTGTCGATGAACGCTTCGCTTTTGGGATCGCCGTGCGAGCGGCTCACCGCCGCGACCCAGGGCTCGCCCGGCGCCGGCAGCTTGCGGGTATGGACCGGCTCGGCGGCACCGATGGTAGCGCCGTCAAATCTGACACACTCGGCGCCGCGGCCGACGATGCCGCGCCAGAGCAGCCCGAGTGCGGGTGCGCTGACGATGCCGAGCAGCGGCACCCCGTGAGTGACGAGGGCGAGGTTGACGGTGAACTCGTCACGGCCGGCCACGAACTCCTTGGTGCCGTCGAGCGGATCGATCAGGAAGAAGCTGTCGCGGAACGGCGGAGCGGCGAGCTGGGTCCGTTCCTCCGACAGCGTCGGGATGTCGCCCGCGAGCTGCGCCAGGCCGTCCGCAATGACGCGGTCGGCGGCAAGGTCGGCCTCGGTCACCGGCGAGCCGTCCTGCTTGCCGTCGACCCGCATCGCCGCGCGGTTGACCGCGAGGATCGCTTCGCCCGCCTTCACCACCAGCGCGGTGAGCGGCTCCATCAGGCCGGATGCGGCCGCGCCGTCGATGATCCGCTTCACCTGCATGCCTCATTCATCGGCAATTCCGTTCCTGCTCGACTTGATTCGCCCCTGGCTTTATGGCCGCCCCGAACCGATCGCAAGCTAGCTGCCGCAGGCTTGCGAATGTTAGAACCCGCAGCATCCGTCAAGCATGCGTGATTCGCGGCGTCCAGCGCCGTGCAATTCCAGGAACCCTCCAGGACCCCATTATATGTCTGACGCCTCGTCGCCCGCGACCGCTACTGCTCCCGATATGCTCGAACTCGCCGCGCTGCTGTGCTCGCGGGTCTGCCACGATCTCATCAGCCCCGTCGGCGCCATCGTCAACGGGCTCGAAGTGCTCGATGACGATCCCAAGCCCGAGGACCGCGAGTTCGCGCTCGACCTGATTCGCAAGAGCGCCAAGACGGCCTCCGCCCGCCTCCAGTTCTGCCGTCTCGCCTTCGGCGCCGCCGGCTCCTCCGGCGCCCAGATCGACCTCGGCGATGCCCAGACCATGGCGCGCGGCCACATCGAGGACGGCAAGTGCACGATCACGTGGAATCTGCCGCGGCTGCTGCTGCCGAAGAATCGCGTCAAGCTGCTGCTCAACATGCTGGTCGTGGCCCAGCACACGATCCCGCGCGGCGGTACGCTGACGATCGATCCGGTCGGCGAGGGCGAGACGATGAGCTTTCGCATCACCGCGACCGGGCACAACGCGCGCCTGCCGCAGAACATCGCCGAGCTCCTGAGCGGCGAGCGCGGGCCCGCTGCGGATGCGCACGCGATCCAGCCTTATTATACGCGGCTGCTCGCGCAGGCCTGCGGGCTCACCGTGACGCTGGCACCGGAAGGCGCAGCCATCATCGTTACCGCTTCGTAAACGCGCGCATCGCTCTCAAGACGTTAATCGAATCTTTACGAGGCGCTTCGGCTTGTCCGGAGCGCCTTATCTCTTTGTTGGTTCCGTTCTTTTCCACATACTCAACCATTATTAAACGCTTTGCGGTGAAGCTGGCCTCATTCCGAAATGGCGCATCACGCCTCGTGCGCGCCCTCCCTGTATGAAGGCCTGTTTTCATGGATGATCTGTTGCGGGAGTTCTTGACGGAGACCAGCGAGAGCCTGGACACCGTCGACAATCAGCTGGTGAAGTTCGAGCAGGAGCCGAACAACGCCAAGATCCTGGATAACATCTTCCGCCTGGTCCACACCATCAAGGGGACGTGCGGCTTCCTCGGCCTGCCGCGACTGGAAGCGCTGGCGCATGCCGGCGAGACGCTGATGGGCAAGTTCCGCGACGGCATGCCGGTGACGGGGCAGGCGGTGACGGTGATCCTGTCCTCGATCGACCGCATCAAGGAGATCCTCGCCGGCCTCGAGGCGACCGAAGCCGAGCCGGAGGGCACCGACCGCGATCTCATCGACAAGCTGGAAGCGATGGTCGAGCAGGGCATGGCGGCGATGTCAGCGTCGGCTTCGCCGATCGCGTCAGGCTCGGCGCAGCCGATGCCGGCGGCTGGCAGCGCTACTGCTGTTGCTGACGCCCCGCCGCTGGTGCCGGAAGCTCCGGCCGCCGCTGCGCCGGCCAAGGACATGACCACGGGTTCACTGATCGATCAGACCCTGGAGCGCCCGCTGCGCCCGGGCGAGGTGTCGCTGGACGAGCTCGAGCGCGCCTTCCGCGAGACCGCGATCGAAGCCCCAATCCCCGCACCCGTTGCCAAGGCCGAGGTCAAGGCTGAGCCCGCGCCGGCTCCGGCCCCTGTTGCCAAAGAGGCTGCCAAGGAAGCTGCGAAGCCTGCCGCCAAGGAGAAGGCCGCGCCGAAGAAGTCGATGGCCGACGAGGGCGCCTCCGAGGGCGACCGCATCGCCAACCAGTCGATCCGCGTCAACGTGGATACGCTGGAGCATCTGATGACCATGGTCTCCGAGCTGGTCTTGACCCGCAACCAGCTGCTGGAGATCTCCCGCCGCAACGAGGACACCGAGTTCAAGGTGCCGTTGCAGCGCCTCTCCAACGTCACCGCCGAGCTGCAGGAAGGCGTCATGAAGACGCGCATGCAGCCGATCGGCAATGCCTGGCAGAAGCTGCCCCGCATCGTCCGCGACCTGTCGAGCGAACTCGGCAAGCAGATCGAGCTGGAGATGCACGGCGCCGACACCGAGCTCGACCGCCAGGTGCTCGACCTGATCAAGGACCCGCTCACCCACATGGTGCGCAACTCCGCCGACCATGGCCTGGAGACCCCCGCCGAGCGGCTCGCGGCCGGCAAGGGCGAGCAGGGCACCATCCGCCTCTCCGCCTATCACGAGGGCGGCCACATCATCATCTGCATCGCCGACAACGGCCGCGGCCTCAACACCGAGAGGATCAAGGCCAAGGCGATCTCCTCGGGTCTCGTCACCGAGGCTGAGCTCGAGAAGATGAGCGAAGCCCAGATCCACAAGTTCATCTTCGCACCGGGCTTCTCGACCGCGGCCGCCATCACCTCGGTGTCGGGCCGCGGCGTCGGCATGGACGTGGTGCGCACCAATATCGACCAGATCGGCGGCACCATCGACATCAAGTCGGTGGCCGGCGAGGGCTCGAGCGTCACCATCAAGATCCCGCTGACCTTGGCCATCGTCTCCGCGCTGATCGTGGAAGCCGCCGGCGACCGCTTCGCGATCCCGCAGCTCTCCGTCGTCGAGCTGGTCCGGGCCCGCGCCAACAGCGAGCACCGCATCGAGCGCATCAAGGACACCGCCGTCCTGCGCCTGCGCAACAAGCTCTTGCCGCTGATCCATTTGAAGAAGCTGCTCAAGATCGACGACGGCGCGGCCAGCGATCCCGAGAACGGTTTTATCGTGGTGACGCAGGTCGGCAGCCAGACCTTCGGCATCGTCGTCGACGGCGTCTTCCATACCGAAGAAATCGTGGTCAAGCCGATGTCGACAAAACTGCGTCACATCGACATGTTCTCCGGCAACACCATCCTGGGCGATGGCGCCGTCATCATGATCATCGACCCCAACGGCATTGCCAAGGCGCTGGGTGCCGCCGGCTCCTCGGCCCATGACATGGGCGACGAGAACGGGGCGCATCACATCGGATCGGGCGAGCAGACCACTTCGCTGCTGGTGTTCCGCGCCGGCTCGTCCCAGCCCAAGGCGGTCCCGCTCGGGCTCGTTACGCGCCTGGAAGAGCTCCCCGCCGACAAGATCGAGTTCAGCAACGGCCGCTACATGGTGCAGTACCGCGAGCAGCTGATGCCGCTCGTCGCCATGGAGAGCGTCACTGTTGCGAGCCAAGGCGCCCAGCCGATCCTGGTGTTCGCCGACGACGGCCGCTCCATGGGCCTCGTCGTCGACGAGATCATCGACATCGTCGAGGAACGCCTCAACATCGAGGTCGGCGGCTCCAGCCAGGGCATCCTGGGCTCGGCCGTGATCAAGGGGCAGGCCACCGAGGTGATTGACGTCGGCCACTTCCTGCCGATGGCGTTCGCCGACTGGTTCACCCGCAAGGAGATGAAGCCGTCGATGCACTCGCAGTCGGTGCTGCTGGTCGACGACTCCGCGTTCTTCCGCAACATGCTGGCGCCGGTCCTGAAAGCGGCCGGCTACCGCGTCCGCACCGCGCCGACCGCGCAGGAGGGCCTGGCCGCGCTGCGCGCCCAGAGCTTCGACGTGGTCCTGACCGACATCGAGATGCCCGACATGAACGGGTTCGAGTTCGCCGAGGTGATCCGCTCCGACAACAATCTCGGCGCGATGCCGATCATCGGCCTGTCCGCGCTGGTGTCGCCGGCGGCGATCGAGCGCGGCCGTCAGGCCGGCTTCCACGACTATGTCGCCAAGTTCGACCGTCCCGGTCTGATCGCGGCGCTGAAGGAGCAGACCGCGGGCGCCGCCGGCGCCTCCGAGCTGAGCCGGGCAGCGGCGTAAGAGCATGATCCGGAAAAGTGTGAAGCGGTTTTCCGACGAGATCATGCTCAAAACGAAAAAGCGGGATCAGGAGATACGCTGATGGCCAACAAGACCCAGTCCACCGAAGGCGCCATGGTCGAATACGTCACCGCGATGATCGGCGGCCAGCTGTTCGGCCTGCCGATCTCCCGCGTCCAGGACGTGTTCATGCCCGAGCGCGTCACCCGCGTTCCGCTGTCCTCCCGCGAGATCGCCGGCGTCCTCAACCTGCGCGGCCGCATCGTCACCGTGGTCGACATGCGCGCCCGCCTCGGCCTGCCGAGGCCCGAAGACGGCAAGGTGCCGATGGCGGTCGGTGTCGATCTGCGCGGCGAATCCTATGGCCTGCTGATCGACCAGATCGGCGAGGTGCTGCGCCTGCCCGAGGACGGCAAGGAAGAAAACCCCGTCAACCTCGACCCCCGCATGGCCAAGCTCGCCGGCGGTGTCCACCGCCTCGACGGCCAGCTCATGGTCGTCCTCGACGTCGATCGCGTCCTCGAGCTCGCGCCCGAGATGATGGCGGCCTGATACGGCGGCACTGCCGCCGACGGACTTGCAATTGGAAGTGTCCCCGCGAAGGGGACAGGAAGCAGAGGTTCACATGCGCACTTGTCTCGTCGTTGATGATTCCAGCGTCATCC
Protein-coding regions in this window:
- a CDS encoding HamA C-terminal domain-containing protein, whose protein sequence is MTRLGADGRTNKGVGRLSTITATDLTSALTGNPEALDVHLMLVERDVLIEGHSVKIHCHCLTVDGNGRVQPHRLAEFMRNAVVDYAIPRSKLAAAKARDAKYNSTEAVAELVERAKRSFTDLAKTGEGGEMLLFLLAERFLKLPQILCKMDLKTDTRLHYHGADGVYAGVMPEGIPKLYWGESKIYKDAGAAIRDCLASLAPFLIEPEHEETDRERDLVLLSDKADLSDATLTDALKKYFDKSSVMSKRVQYCGVALVGFDAPFYPKDDVKAIAEEIVEASRAELAVWSKRIGERLKSEKLDQMEIELFCIPLPSADGFRAAFLRAMGIKTE
- the chpT gene encoding histidine phosphotransferase ChpT, whose translation is MSDASSPATATAPDMLELAALLCSRVCHDLISPVGAIVNGLEVLDDDPKPEDREFALDLIRKSAKTASARLQFCRLAFGAAGSSGAQIDLGDAQTMARGHIEDGKCTITWNLPRLLLPKNRVKLLLNMLVVAQHTIPRGGTLTIDPVGEGETMSFRITATGHNARLPQNIAELLSGERGPAADAHAIQPYYTRLLAQACGLTVTLAPEGAAIIVTAS
- a CDS encoding DCL family protein; this translates as MPAKPIDLGPLHFAKRGDAVAYLNDMLHRYDVGDRVGANDTVILRAALEHHPDAEAKKGCGITHFNVRTADFGTKCFWLNRTDGTTEKFSHRACIYGT
- a CDS encoding YHS domain-containing (seleno)protein: MRPGIALIGRLVCLLAGIWMACAWLPAQAATTERIVVNRFSGVAIEGFDPVAYFVDGSAVQGTAEFEANLWGAVWRFRNEGNRASFLAHPEIYGPQFGGYDPADIARGVTIAGNPRFFAIVAQRLYLFSREANRDAFAANPERFLYEVGKRWPALQEQLSQ
- a CDS encoding hybrid sensor histidine kinase/response regulator gives rise to the protein MDDLLREFLTETSESLDTVDNQLVKFEQEPNNAKILDNIFRLVHTIKGTCGFLGLPRLEALAHAGETLMGKFRDGMPVTGQAVTVILSSIDRIKEILAGLEATEAEPEGTDRDLIDKLEAMVEQGMAAMSASASPIASGSAQPMPAAGSATAVADAPPLVPEAPAAAAPAKDMTTGSLIDQTLERPLRPGEVSLDELERAFRETAIEAPIPAPVAKAEVKAEPAPAPAPVAKEAAKEAAKPAAKEKAAPKKSMADEGASEGDRIANQSIRVNVDTLEHLMTMVSELVLTRNQLLEISRRNEDTEFKVPLQRLSNVTAELQEGVMKTRMQPIGNAWQKLPRIVRDLSSELGKQIELEMHGADTELDRQVLDLIKDPLTHMVRNSADHGLETPAERLAAGKGEQGTIRLSAYHEGGHIIICIADNGRGLNTERIKAKAISSGLVTEAELEKMSEAQIHKFIFAPGFSTAAAITSVSGRGVGMDVVRTNIDQIGGTIDIKSVAGEGSSVTIKIPLTLAIVSALIVEAAGDRFAIPQLSVVELVRARANSEHRIERIKDTAVLRLRNKLLPLIHLKKLLKIDDGAASDPENGFIVVTQVGSQTFGIVVDGVFHTEEIVVKPMSTKLRHIDMFSGNTILGDGAVIMIIDPNGIAKALGAAGSSAHDMGDENGAHHIGSGEQTTSLLVFRAGSSQPKAVPLGLVTRLEELPADKIEFSNGRYMVQYREQLMPLVAMESVTVASQGAQPILVFADDGRSMGLVVDEIIDIVEERLNIEVGGSSQGILGSAVIKGQATEVIDVGHFLPMAFADWFTRKEMKPSMHSQSVLLVDDSAFFRNMLAPVLKAAGYRVRTAPTAQEGLAALRAQSFDVVLTDIEMPDMNGFEFAEVIRSDNNLGAMPIIGLSALVSPAAIERGRQAGFHDYVAKFDRPGLIAALKEQTAGAAGASELSRAAA
- a CDS encoding DUF1134 domain-containing protein, with the protein product MTFASRLAALALAAMVGLIVPASAQQAPPPNLPPPQRSPTPNTYGPDELVTAGHRFFGNVSRGLASIIEKAVSQWGLPNGYILGEEGSGAFVAGLRYGEGTLYTKNAGDLRVYWQGPSLGFDWGGDGARTMTLVYNLPATNAIYQRFAGLDGSAYIIGGFGMTALTANNIVLVPIRSGLGLRLGANIGYLKYTPRATWNPF
- a CDS encoding 3'(2'),5'-bisphosphate nucleotidase CysQ family protein, which produces MQVKRIIDGAAASGLMEPLTALVVKAGEAILAVNRAAMRVDGKQDGSPVTEADLAADRVIADGLAQLAGDIPTLSEERTQLAAPPFRDSFFLIDPLDGTKEFVAGRDEFTVNLALVTHGVPLLGIVSAPALGLLWRGIVGRGAECVRFDGATIGAAEPVHTRKLPAPGEPWVAAVSRSHGDPKSEAFIDNRPNAVRRTVGSAVKFGRIAEGSADIYPRFGPTSEWDVGAGCAVVTAAGGKVTDGKGGEILFGQRQDTGFIIPEFIAWGDPQAVDRY
- a CDS encoding DEAD/DEAH box helicase; protein product: MAAGERFSATLLANAGGGSWLSASAPTASGKTFLVLQWLIDQLSAGDTRVAVYLAPTRVLVSEIETTLQGLLGKTKRIEVSSLPLRDKYEAARAGGAQVILVSTQERLHLLANVLGDAFSIDLLIVDEAHKIEDSQRGVILQDAVERASRANSKLKVVFISPATQNPEALLTDAPDGVQTVAVDSDAPTVLQNLIVANQTPRKPKLWNLTVRQQGSTLPVGTLQLASTPAGLRKRLAFIAAAAGQRGGTLVYTNGAGESEDVADLVSQLLPQPGSIDPELAQLADLARKGVRPNFRLAPLVERGVAFHFGNMPSTRHRGASRDWPPKWTRAA